A stretch of Chionomys nivalis chromosome 2, mChiNiv1.1, whole genome shotgun sequence DNA encodes these proteins:
- the Cd28 gene encoding T-cell-specific surface glycoprotein CD28, whose amino-acid sequence MPPTQPKESVYTTITPNRLFKENKILVKQSPMLVVDNNDVTLSCRYSHNLLLKEFRASLYKGVNSDVEVCVANGNLTSQLQFHSNVGFTCDGNLNNETVTFYLRNLHVNQTDIYFCRVEVMYPPPYLDNEKSNGTIIHVKEKHLCHDQTTPRLFWALVGAAGVLFCYGLLVTVALYIIWTNSRRNRLLQSDYMNMTPRRLGPTRKHYQPYAPARDFAAYRP is encoded by the exons ATGCCACCTACCCAGCCTAAAGAGTCTGTGTACACCACAATAACCCCGAACAGACTCTTCAAAG AAAACAAGATTTTGGTGAAACAGTCACCCATGCTTGTGGTGGATAACAATGACGTCACCCTCAGCTGCAGGTACTCTCACAACCTCCTCTTGAAGGAGTTCCGGGCATCACTGTACAAGGGagtgaacagtgatgtggaagtctGTGTTGCGAATGGGAATCTCACCTCTCAGCTTCAGTTCCACTCAAATGTGGGGTTCACCTGTGACGGGAATTTGAACAATGAAACAGTGACATTCTACCTCCGGAATCTGCACGTCAATCAAACAGACATATACTTCTGCAGAGTTGAGGTCATGTACCCTCCTCCTTACCTAGACAACGAGAAGAGCAATGGAACGATTATTCACGTGAAAG agaaacatcttTGTCATGATCAGACAACTCCTAGGCTGTTCTGGGCACTGGTCGGGGCTGCTGGAGTCCTGTTTTGTTATGGCTTGCTAGTGACAGTGGCTCTTTATATTATCTGG ACAAATAGCAGAAGGAACAGACTCCTTCAGAGTGACTACATGAACATGACGCCCCGGAGACTCGGGCCCACACGCAAGCATTACCAGCCCTATGCTCCAGCGAGAGACTTCGCAGCCTACCGTCCCTGA